The following coding sequences lie in one Eubacterium ventriosum genomic window:
- a CDS encoding iron-containing alcohol dehydrogenase encodes MLGNFTYCNPTKLYFGEDSLSNLKTELKKYGTNVVLVYGGGSIKKNGIYDQVMAILNEEGKNVAEIAGVMPNPTVEKLYEGVEIARKHNVDILLAVGGGSVCDYAKAVSVSVNCDEDPWEKYYIKFEEPTCETIPVGCVLTMVGTGSEMNAGSVITNHKEKLKVGHVFADEKIMPRFSILNPRYTMTLPHYQMVSGIYDIFNHICEQYFSGEDDNTSDYISEGLMKSVINSSRIANKNPQDYEARSNIMWTATWALNTLVAKAKSTDWMVHMLGQSAGACTDATHGMTLAAVSLPYYKHIMPYGLPKFVRFAENVWNVNPDGKTDEQIALEGLSLMEDWMKELGLVMNLTDLGATEEMIPDLVKGTFIMTGGYKKLDKEEIEQIFRESLKK; translated from the coding sequence ATGTTAGGTAATTTTACTTATTGTAATCCAACAAAATTATATTTTGGAGAGGATTCTCTTTCAAATCTTAAAACAGAGCTTAAGAAATATGGTACCAACGTAGTTCTTGTTTATGGTGGTGGTTCTATTAAAAAGAATGGAATTTACGACCAGGTTATGGCAATTCTTAATGAAGAAGGAAAGAATGTTGCAGAAATTGCAGGGGTTATGCCGAACCCTACAGTTGAAAAATTATATGAAGGTGTGGAAATTGCAAGAAAGCATAATGTGGATATTTTGCTTGCCGTTGGAGGTGGTTCAGTGTGCGACTATGCTAAGGCTGTTTCAGTTTCAGTTAATTGTGACGAAGACCCTTGGGAAAAATATTATATTAAATTCGAAGAGCCAACTTGCGAGACAATTCCTGTAGGTTGTGTTTTGACAATGGTTGGAACAGGTTCAGAAATGAATGCAGGTTCAGTAATTACTAACCACAAAGAAAAATTAAAGGTTGGACATGTTTTTGCAGATGAAAAAATAATGCCTAGATTTTCTATTTTGAATCCAAGATATACAATGACACTTCCACATTACCAGATGGTTTCAGGAATTTATGATATCTTTAATCATATTTGTGAACAGTATTTTTCAGGGGAAGATGATAACACAAGCGATTATATAAGTGAAGGGTTAATGAAATCAGTAATTAATTCAAGCCGTATTGCAAATAAGAATCCACAGGATTACGAGGCTAGAAGCAATATTATGTGGACAGCAACTTGGGCACTTAACACATTAGTAGCCAAGGCAAAATCAACAGACTGGATGGTTCATATGCTTGGTCAGTCAGCAGGGGCATGCACAGATGCAACTCACGGAATGACATTGGCAGCAGTATCATTGCCATATTACAAACACATTATGCCTTACGGATTACCAAAGTTTGTACGTTTTGCAGAAAATGTGTGGAATGTAAATCCTGATGGAAAAACAGATGAGCAGATTGCATTGGAAGGACTTTCTTTAATGGAAGATTGGATGAAAGAACTTGGACTTGTAATGAATTTAACAGACCTTGGAGCAACAGAAGAAATGATACCTGATCTTGTAAAAGGAACATTCATAATGACAGGTGGCTACAAGAAACTTGATAAAGAAGAAATAGAGCAGATATTTAGAGAAAGCTTGAAGAAATAA
- a CDS encoding arginase family protein, which translates to MTRSENFILDFTHIYIDENIEQTENIVRIDCSDILGTDLYCTKEGEAEIQKRIENFSINGVHFIDSGNYHYITKIMTDKINKKFSLVLYDHHTDMQKPMVEGMTSCGDWAAQVIEQNENLEQLILVGASEADIQQINVKNQSKLITFSAEELRNNSGREKLDLIETDVPFYISIDKDILDKHYIETNWSQGHMSLGMLEHLLKFFLKDKKIIGVDICGECQIGLPFPEYIEAEEKNAETNIELYEYIGRYMGK; encoded by the coding sequence ATGACAAGAAGTGAAAATTTTATTTTAGATTTTACACATATTTATATTGATGAAAATATAGAGCAGACGGAGAATATTGTTAGAATTGACTGCTCAGATATTTTAGGAACCGACTTGTATTGCACCAAAGAAGGGGAGGCGGAGATTCAGAAACGAATAGAGAATTTTAGCATAAACGGCGTTCATTTTATTGATTCAGGCAATTATCATTACATAACAAAAATTATGACGGACAAAATAAATAAAAAGTTTTCGCTTGTTTTGTATGACCATCACACAGATATGCAAAAGCCTATGGTTGAAGGAATGACAAGTTGTGGCGATTGGGCGGCACAGGTTATTGAGCAAAACGAAAATCTTGAACAATTGATTCTTGTTGGGGCAAGTGAGGCGGATATACAGCAGATAAATGTGAAAAATCAGAGTAAGCTTATAACATTTTCAGCAGAAGAATTACGGAACAATAGTGGAAGAGAAAAACTTGATTTGATTGAAACTGATGTACCTTTTTATATTTCCATAGACAAAGATATTTTGGACAAACATTATATTGAAACTAACTGGAGTCAAGGGCATATGAGCCTTGGTATGCTTGAACATCTGTTGAAATTCTTTTTGAAAGATAAGAAAATAATAGGCGTTGACATATGTGGCGAATGCCAGATTGGACTTCCTTTTCCTGAATATATAGAGGCGGAGGAGAAAAACGCGGAGACTAATATTGAATTGTATGAGTATATTGGGAGATACATGGGAAAGTAG